The Salegentibacter mishustinae genomic interval TAATATTTTCTGACTTCTGTTTTTCAGCAGAATTACCTGAAGTTTTTTCGAACCCGGAATTAATGTTTTCTGAAGCTAAAGCCGAATTGTTATTAGTTGATGAGTTTTTGGAATCTTTAGATGTTGAATAAAATGTTTCATCCACATTGTTCTTCAATATTTCTGAAGCATTGGTAAACTGTTCGTTTTTATTGATTTCTGGTAAATTTATTTGAGGTTTTGCACTTTCTTCCACTTCAAAAACAACTTGTGTCTCTGTGAAATTATTCTGGCTAAAGAAATAGCCGCCAAGCACCAGCGCTAGAACTGCGGCAACTCCGCCAAGTTTTATCCATAGCGGAATGATAAAAGGCTTTTTTCGATCTTTCTCCTTCAGTTTGCCGGCAATATTATTCCATAACTCAGGACTTGGTTCTGGGGCAAAATCCCTGAACTTTTCCTGGTATAGCCGGTCTATGTTTTTTCTTTCTTTCATAGCGATTGCACCTTATTGTCGTTGAGGTGGTTTTCTATTTTAGACTTCAAAATATGCCTGGCACGGGCCAAATTAGATTTTGAACTTCCTACACTTATATTCAGCATTTCTGCAATCTCTTTGTGTGAAAATCCGTCTAGTGCATAGAGGTTAAAAATTTGCCGGTAACGTTCTGGCAAATCCTGAATACTTTCTAATAGAAAATCGGTTGTAATTTCTTCGTCATCAACTTCTATTTCTGGATCTTCCAGAAGGTTTTCATTAATGATCTCAAAATATTTCTCTTTTCGGTGCTTTTGTAGGGTGGTGTTTATGACAATACGTTTCATCCAGCCTTCAAAAGAACCTTTATCTTCATATTGGTTGATTTTATTGAAAATGGTGATGAAACCATCTTGCAAGTTGTCTTCAGCCTGCTGATAGTTATTAGAATATTTAAGGCACAGGCCAAAAAGTTTACCGGAGTACAGTCGGTAAAGCTTTTCCTGTGCCCTAATATCCTGTTTTTTACACTGATGTATGAGTTTTTCTAAACTCACTAACTTAGATTGTTATGTGTTAGTATTTTCTTGTGGTGTTGTTGGTCCTGGCTCTCCAACCGGAACATCAATAATTAAAAACTCTGCTTCTCCATCTTCATCTTCTCCCGTAAGTAATTTAAATTGGTAATTATTGTAATCTTCACTAGTAATTCTTAAATCTGTTATAGTGCGACTATCAGTTAATTCTCCTTCTTCAGTACAGTCTGTAATATTTGCATCATATGAAGTTAATGCAGCAATTTCTATTACAAATGTAGAATCGGTTTCCTCAGCTATGTATTGATTGACGCTAAAATTAGAAAATTTGTGACACGCATTAGGTAGCTCATAAGCTACTTCTAAATCATAACTTTCACCAATTTCAAAATATTCCGGTAAATCAGTACCGGTAATTTCTGCGATCGCAAAATTTAAATTGGGACCATCATCATCTGTCTCGCAACTGTAAAGACTTAGGGCCAGGACCATTAACAAGGCAATTCTTTTCATTTTTAATTTGTTATTTAAGTGTTATCTATTTCATAGATGCAGCTTTATTGAAATGGTTGCGTGCCGAAACAAAAAAATCCCTTTTTTTAAGGGATTTTTAAGACTTTGTTGTTATTTAATCTTGAGCTTAAGCTTCTTTAGCTATTTTAATAGCATTTTTTATTTTTTCTTCAAGCTCATCCATAAGGTCTGGATTGTCTTTTAGTAGAGTTTTTACCGCATCACGACCCTGACCTAATTTGGTATCTTCGTAGCTAAACCAGGAACCGCTCTTTTTCACGATTTCATAATCAACCCCAATATCTATAATTTCTCCAATCTTAGAGATTCCTTCGCCATACATAATGTCGAATTCGGCGGTTTTAAATGGAGGGGCAACTTTGTTTTTCACCACTTTTACACGGGTTTTATTACCCATAACGTTACTATTACTATCTTTTATTTGCGTAGAACGTCTAATATCTAAACGTACCGAAGCATAGAATTTTAAAGCGTTACCACCGGTAGTAGTTTCTGGGTTTCCAAACATAACCCCGATCTTTTCCCTTAACTGGTTAATAAAGATTACGGTACAATTTGTTTTACTAATAGAAGAGGTGAGTTTTCTAAGGGCTTGAGACATTAAACGGGCGTGTAATCCCATTTTAGAATCTCCCATTTCACCTTCAATCTCACTTTTAGGAGTAAGCGCAGCAACCGAGTCTATCACAATTATATCTATTGCTCCAGACCGGATTAAATTATCGGCAATTTCCAGTGCCTGTTCTCCATTATCTGGTTGCGAAATAATAAGGTTCTCTATATCTACACCAAGTTTTTCTGCATAAAAACGGTCAAAAGCATGTTCTGCATCAATAAAGGCAGCGATGCCTCCTTTTTCCTGAGCTTCAGCTATTGCGTGTAAAGTTAAAGTTGTTTTACCCGAAGATTCAGGTCCATAAATTTCAATAACCCTTCCTCGTGGATATCCTCCAACACCCATGGCTAAATCTAAACCTAAAGAACCGGTAGAAATGGCGTCTATGTCTACTACGGCCTGGTCACTCATCTTCATCACGGTACCCTTTCCGTAGGTTTTATCCATTTTATCCAGGGTAAGCTTTAAGGCTTTTAGTTTTGCTTCTTTTTCTTTATCGTTGCTCATAATTTGAATAATCTATTTAGAGAGTTGCTAAATTACTATAAGTTTTCCTGCATCACAATTTTATATGAACGGCTTTTGTATATTTACCTTATATGATAGATTTAAAATACTGAAACAATTTTGCTGAGGTATTTTAATTTTTTGAATCAAATGCCTCGCTGTACTTGCAAAGAGGTAATAAACCAAATAGAAATTTAAAAATTAACTCTGCCTATGAGATTTTTGAGAAAAAGTCTGGTTATGCCTGGTGGTTTTGATGCTTCAGCGATTATTTTGCTGAATGTGAGTTGCCGGGTAGACGGTGGCTAGAATTTTAAAATCTAATTTATGAAAGAAAGTAAAAAAGATTACAAACCGAATTAGCCACACAAAAAATGCCCTGGGAATTCAATTTTCAGGGCATTTTTTCTTCCTTGAATTTTAAACGTATCTTTGCAAAAAATTTCTTTAACCTTAACTAATTCGTATAGCATGCAACTGTACAATAAATTAAGCGCTAAAGAGAGGGAAACACTTATAGACGAAGCGGGAGAAGACCGTTTAACGCTCTCTTTTTATGCCTACGCCAAAATTGGCAATCCACATTTATTCAGAAATCATCTTTTTATCGCCTGGGACCAAATGGATGTGCTTGGCCGCATTTATGTTGCGCACGAGGGGATTAATGCCCAACTTTCTGTTCCGGCAAAACGATTTGAGGAATTTAAAAAGTTTATTGATAATATTTATTTTCTTGAAGGCGTGAGACTAAATATCGCTATTGAACACGACGCCAAAGCTTTTTTAAAGCTGAAGGTTAAAGTTCGTGATAAAATAGTAGCTGACGGACTTAATGATAGCACTTTTGATGTTACCAATAAAGGGGTGCACGTAGATGCTTTAAAATTCAACGACCTTATTAGCGATCCTAATACTGTATTGGTAGATATGCGTAACCATTATGAAAGTGAAATTGGTCATTTTCAGGGAGCCATCAAGCCAGATGTAGATACATTTAGAGATTCTTTGCCAATTATAGAGAACGATCTCAAAGATTATAAAGAAGATAAAAACCTGGTAATGTATTGTACCGGTGGTATTAGATGTGAAAAGGCCAGCGCATATTATAAGCACAAAGGGTTTAAAAATGTGTATCAGCTGGAAGGTGGAATTATTGAATATGCCCGCCAGGTAGAAAAGCAAAAACTAGAGAACAAGTTTATAGGTAAGAATTTTGTTTTTGATCATCGCCGTGCCGAACAAATTTCAGGAGATGTGATCGCAAATTGTCACCAGTGCGGAAAAGCTTGCGATACCCATGTAAATTGCGCTAATGAAGCCTGTCACTTACTGTTTATTCAGTGTGAAGAATGTGCCGAAAAAATGAATAATTGTTGTTCTACAGATTGCATGGAGATTGCTGCATTGCCTTACGAAGAGCAAAAAGCCCTGAGAAAGGGTAAAGGAAACAGCAATAAAATATTCAAAAAAGGGCGTTCTGAGGTTTTAAAATATAAAAGTTAACACAGCGTTCTTAAAAGGGAGTGCCAATTAATATTGGTATATTTACCTTTTTAGAATCTCAATATAAACCCAAAAGTCTGCAAATTAGTTTGCAAGACTTACAACATATAAATATTTATGGCTTGTAGCAGTTGCTCAACCAAAGACGGTCAGCCAAAAGGATGTAAAAATAACGGAACCTGTGGCACAGATTCCTGTAATAAACTTTCTGTATTCGATTGGCTTTCAAATATGTCTATGCCTAACGGTGTAGAACCTTTTAATTATGTAGAAGTTCGCTTTAAAAACGGAAGAAAACACTTTTTTAAAAATACCGAAAACCTAAGCCTTAGTATGGGCGATGTAGTGGCTGTTGAAGCCTCTCCCGGGCACGATGTGGGTATGGTAAGCCTTACCGGAGAACTGGTGAGGGTGCAAATGAAAAAGAAAAAAGTAAAACCCGATAGCGAAGAAGTTCTAAAGATTTACCGAAAAGCCACCCAAAAAGATATTGATGTTTGGGAAGAAGTTCGCGGTAGGGAAGAAGCGATAAAGAAACGTGCTCGTGAAATCGCCATTCGCCTTAATCTTAGTATGAAGATTAGCGATATCGAGTTTCAGGGGGATGCTTCAAAAGCAACTTTTTATTATACAGCAGATGATCGCGTAGATTTCCGTCAGTTAATCAAAGAATTTGCACGGGAATTTAATACGCGTATAGAAATGCGCCAAATTGGTTTAAGGCAGGAAGCTGCCCGCCTTGGCGGAATTGGCTCTTGCGGGCGGGAACTTTGTTGTTCTACCTGGCTTACAGATTTTAGATCGGTAAGTACTTCTGCAGCGAGATATCAGCAATTATCCTTAAATCCGCAGAAATTAGCGGGACAATGTGGAAAGTTGAAATGTTGCCTTAACTACGAGCTGGATTCTTACCTGGAGGCTTTAAAAACCTTTCCAAGAACCGATACCAAGCTTTTTACCAAAAAAGGAACTGCAGTTTGCCAGAAAATAGACATTTTTCAAGGCGTACTTTGGTATGCCTATGAGGGAGAATGGATGAACTGGCATAAATTAACCGCAGAACAGGCGAATAAAATTATAGCTTCAAATCGTAAGAAAGAAGATGTTGGTAGCCTTGAAGAGTTTGAAGTTCAGCTTCAAATTGAAGAGAAACCAGATTTTAATAATGTGGTTGGGCAGGATAGCTTAACGCGTTTCGATAAGCCCAAAGGTCAGCAAAAAAAGAACAAGTCAAAAAAGCGAAGAAAACGTAAAGGAAAACCTTCTAAGAATGCGTAATGCCTGGTTATTTTTAATTTTTATTGGCGCCTTTGCCTTTTTTACTTCCTGCGATAAAAAGCGGGTTTATGACGAATACAAACCTGTAAATGGCGGTTGGGACAAAGATTCTACCCTGGTCTTTAAATTGGGAAAATTAGACTCGCTACAAAATTATAACCTGTTTATAAACGTTAGAAATAATAAAGATTATAATTACAGAAATTTATTTTTAATTACCGAAATGCGTTTTCCGCAGGGCAAAGTAATTACCGATACCCTGGAATATGAAATGGCAGCGCCAGATGGAACCTGGCTTGGTACAGGTTTTGGTGATGTAAAAGAAAGTAAGCTCTGGTATAAAGAAAATGTGAGTTTTACTGAACCCGGTAAATATAGGATTGCCATAAAACAGGCAATGCGTAAAAACGACCAGGTTGATGGAATAGAGAATTTAGAAGGAATTACCCACGTAGGTTTCAGGATAGAAAAAGACCTGCAATAATATTTTACATAAATGGCCGGAACAAAAAAGAAGCAGCAAAAGACCAAAACCAGTAAAAGGCCTTATATTATTGGATTTTGGACTCTTTTTGGTATTGGATTATTAGCTGTAGTTTTAATTTTCTTAATGGCGGGCTGGGGCGCTTTTGGTAAGATGCCCAATTTTGAAGAGCTTGAAAACCCTGAAACCAATCTTGCTACCGAAATTTTCTCTTCAGATGGGGAAACTTTAGGAAAATATTATAGTGAAAACCGTACACCTATAAAATACGACGATCTTCCCGACCACCTGGTGGAAGCCCTTGTTGCTACCGAAGATGAACGTTTTTATAAACACGCCGGGATAGATGCAAAAGGTACGATTAGAGCCGCGGTTTACCTGGGAACAAGAGGTGGTGCGAGTACAATTACCCAGCAGCTTTCTAAATTATTATTTACAGAGCAAGTGTCCAATAATCCTTTTGCCAGGATCTTACAAAAGGTAAAAGAATGGATTATCGCTACCAGGTTAGAACGCCAGTACACCAAAGAGGAGATTATTACCATGTATTTCAATAAATACGATTTTGTGTACCAGGCAGTGGGAATTCGTTCAGCTTCAAAAATTTACTTCGGAAAAGAAGCTAAAGATCTTAATATAGAAGAATCGGCGGTATTGGTGGCGATGTTAAAAAATGCTGCGCTATACAACCCTGTGCGTAGGCCAGAACTGGTAAAACAGCGTCGTAATCAGGTTTTTGTTCAAATGCATAAAAATGGATATTTATCTGAACAGGAAAAAAATTCTCTTCAGAAATTACCATTAAACCTCGATTTCTCTCCTGAAGGTCATGATGAAGGTATGGCAACCTATTTCCGTGTATACCTGCAAGGCTTTATGAAAGACTGGATAGAAAAAAATCCAAAACCAGACGGAACAGAATACAGCCTTTATAGTGATGGATTAAAAATTTATACCAGCATAGATTCTAAAATGCAACAATATGCTGAAACTGCGGTGGAAAAACATATTTCACATCTTCAGAAAGAATTTGACAGGCAAAATAAAAATAATAAAACCGCTCCATTTCGGGATCTAGACCAGGGACAGATCAATAGTATTGTGAGAAGCGCGATGCAGCGTTCGGTAAGATGGCGGGAAATGAAAGATCAGGGAAAATCTGAAGAAGATATTCTGGCCTCGTTCGATAAAGAGACCGAAATGCGTGTTTTTTCCTGGGATGGCATAAAAGACACCATTATGACGCCTAAGGATTCTATTTTTTATTACAAAGGATTCTTACAGGCAGGCTTAATGTCTATGAGACCGCAAACCGGGGAAGTGAAAGCCTGGGTTGGGGGAACTAACTTTAAACATTTTAAATACGATCACGTAAAACAGGGAAAACGCCAGGTAGGTTCTACTTTTAAGCCATTTGTTTATGCTACTGCAATAGACCAGTTAAAGCTTTCTCCTTGTGATATGATGCCTAAGAACAGGTTCACTATAGAACAGGGAAAATACGGGAATACCAAAGACTGGTCTCCAGAGAATGCTAACGGAGAATATGATGGGATGATAAGTTTGAAAAATGCCCTGGCACAGTCTATAAATACGGTAACCGCAAGATTAATTGATAAAACAGGCCCCGAACCGGTTATAGATCTAGTAAAAAAATTAGGAGTAGATACCGAAAACTTTTCAACTGGCCCTGCGATTGCCTTAGGTACCGAAGATATGAGCCTTTTTGAAATGGTTTCTGCTTATAGCACTTTTGTAAATGAAGGTGTTTATGTGAAACCGGTGATTGTAAACCGGATTGAAGATAAAAACGGAACGGTTCTATATCAACATGTTCCGCAAACTCGAGATGTACTTAATAAGGAAGCTGCTTATGTAACGGTAAACCTTTTGGAAGGCGTTACTCAGTATGGTTCAGGAGCTCGTTTGCGCGGGACTTACGCGAAAGAATTTGACCATTACAAACGTGGGGTAACTGGTTATCCTTATGATTTTAAGAATCCTATTGCCGGTAAAACCGGAACCACGCAAAATCAAAGTGATGGTTGGTTTATGGGAATGGTTCCCAATTTGGTGACCGGTGTTTGGGTTGGTGCTGAAGATCGTGCCGTTCATTTTCCTGGTATAACTTACGGCCAGGGAGCTACAATGGCGTTACCAATTTGGGGAATGTATATGAAAGATCTTTATGCAGATGAAGAGCTTGATGTTTCACAAGAAGCATTTCCAAAACCCGATAATCTTTCTATTGCGACAGACTGCGAGCAGTATAATCAGGAAAATCAATCTCAAACCGATAGTGTACCAGACGAACTTGATTTTTAAGCGCTATAGAGGGTTGGATTCCTCCAGGCGAATCTCGTAATTTTAAAAAGTATATTCCGATTCAGACGTCTTGGTCTTGCCTCGTAGTTTTTGATTATTTAGCAAAATTTCAGCTTTATTTATCAGGAAAATATAATCTACAAGCCTAAAAGCATTGTAACAGCATTTTTATTTTCGTATTTTTCGGTAAAATTAAATACCGATGATTAGAAAAACTGTAGCGAATGTAAAGGATGCTTTGCAGGGCGTAGAAGATGGTATGACGTTTATGCTGGGAGGTTTTGGCCTTAGCGGTATTCCAGAAAATGCCATTTCAGAATTAGTTCGTCTTAATGTAAAGAATCTTACCTGCATTTCCAATAACGCCGGGGTAGACGATTTTGGCCTCGGACTTTTACTTCAAAAGAAACAAATAGATAAAATGGTTTCTTCCTATGTGGGAGAAAACGACGAGTTTGAGCGCCAAATGCTTAGCGAAGAGCTGGACGTAGAACTTATTCCGCAGGGAACATTAGCTGCGCGTTGCCAGGCTGCTCAACAAGGGTATCCGGCAATATACACACCTGCCGGTTACGGTACCGAAGTTTCCCAGTTTAAGGAAACCCGTGAGTTTGATGGCAAAATGTACGTATTAGAAAAAGCTTTCAAAGCCGATTTTGCATTTGTAAAAGCCTGGAAAGGCGATAAAGCCGGAAACCTTATTTTTAAAGGAACCGCCCGTAATTTTAATCCGCTAATGTGCGGTGCCGCTAAAGTGACTGTGGCTGAGGTGGAGGAACTTGTAGAACCGGGAGAACTGGATCCAAACCAGATTCATATTCCGGGAATATTTGTGCAGCGCATTTTTGAAGGAAAAAATTACGAAAAACGGATTGAGAAGAGAACAGTTCGAAAAGTGAGTTAATGGTTAAAAGTGACCATTGAACAAAGAACCAATATTAAATAGACTATGATTTGAAGATTTGAAAATGTGATAATTTGAAGATGATTTATTGATTAAACGTTTTTACAAAATTGCCATAGCTTAGTAAAAATCGAAGGTTAAATGAATTAATTGCACTTTGGTTATGAGGAATGATAAAGATAATATTATAGTAAGCAAAACTTTTGATTTTGCGCTAAAGATTATCGATTATTCGGAAAAATTGAGATCAAACCATAAATATGAAATGTGTTCTCAACTTTTTAAAAGTGGTACTTCAATTGGAGCAAATGTTTGGGAGGCCCAAAATGCTGTAAGCAATGCTGATTTTATTCATAAGTTTAAAATATCAGCTAAAGAAGCTGATGAAACTAATTATTGGTTAAAACTTTGCAAAGCATCAAAACATCTTCCAGACCCAGATGAAGAACTTTTTTCAGAATTGACCTCTATTACAAGGATAACTTCAAAGATTATAAGTTCGTCTAAAAGACGGTAAACAGAATTTTCAAATCAGCAAATAATCAAATTTTCAAATTGAATTATGTTAGACAAAGAAGGAATAGCAAAACGTATTGCCAAAGAGGTGAAAGATGGGTATTATGTGAATTTGGGAATTGGAATTCCTACCCTCGTAGCCAATTTTGTACGCGATGATATAGAAGTAGAATTTCAGAGTGAAAACGGAATCCTGGGAATGGGACCATTTCCATTGGAAGGAGAAGAAGATGCCGATCTTATTAATGCTGGAAAGCAAACTATAACTGCACTTCCCGGTGCTAGTTTCTTTGATTCAGCAATGAGCTTCGGGATGATTCGCGGTCAGCACGTAGACCTAACCATTTTAGGAGCTATGGAAGTTGCAGAAAACGGTGATATCGCCAACTGGAAAATTCCGGGGAAAATGGTGAAAGGTATGGGCGGCGCCATGGATCTTGTGGCTAGTGCCGAAAATATTATCGTAGCTATGATGCATACCAACAAAGCAGGTGATTCTAAACTGCTTAAAAAATGTTCCCTGCCTTTAACCGGCGTGGCTTGTGTGACTAAAATTGTAACTAACCTTGCGGTTATTGAAGTTACTAAAGACGGTTTTAAACTGCTGGAAAGAGCTCCCGGAGTAAGTGTAGAAGAAATTCAAAAAGCTACTGAAGGAAAATTGCTTGTAGAAGGCGAAATTCCTGAAATGGATATATAATATAAGTACTTTGAGACTCTACATTTAGAGTCTCAAAGTACTTACTATTTAATAATTTAGATATCTAAAAACGAGGTGGAAGTTTCCTTAATGTTGATAAGAAAATCAATAGCCTCATCGCGATCAATTATTTCTCCTCTCGAATTAGCCTGCGAAAAGTATTTATACCAGCCAACCCGATCTAAATTATCTTCAAGCATTTTCACTTCTTCTTTAGAAGGCATTTTCCAAACCGTTATATATCTATAATCACTACGGTAAGGAGTGTGCTCATCGTTACGAGCCCAGCCCATATTTTCTACACCTCGAGATTTCATCTCTTTAATGCGTTCTTCCATATTTGTGAAAACCTGGCGACGTTCTTCAACGCTAAGTTTTATCCATTGATGGGTAACATTCCACATTTCAATATACAAATACATAACAACAAAATTTATCGGTTATATTCTAAAGTTAGTAATTATTTGGTGGATAATTCTTTAGCTCAGGTTAAAATGATTAAAGATATGATAAGACTCATAAATTTTAAAGGCTTATACGCTAACCACTTCTGATGCTTCTAATAGTTTTTCCTGGCGTAGTTTTAAAATAACCTGTGCAATGGCAAGTACATCTTTTTCACAGTAGCTAACAATACGATCCAGATCTTTATCAAGGTAGAAAACATTTCTTACGTCACTACCTGAAATATCATCTTTAGGAGAAGGAATTTTTAACACGTTTGTCAATAATTTTAAAGATGTAAAATGTTTGTAATCTCCAAATTTCCATAACTCCAAAGTGTCCAAATGTGGTACTTCCCAGGGCTTTTTTCCAAACAAGTTTAGTTTTAGAGGTAGTGAAAGATTATGAATTAGCATTCTGCGTGCAATGAAGGGAAAATCGAATTCCTTGCCGTTGTGAGCGCAAAGTAAATGCTGAGGTTTTGAAAAATGTTCTTTTAATAATTCTGAAAACTGTTGGAGTAGAGTTCTTTCTTCATCTTTAAAAGTGGTTAGTCTAAAAGTTCTCTCGCCATTTTTAAAGCTGAAAAAACCAACCGAGATACAAACAATCTTACCAAACTCTGCCCAAATTCCGGCACGGTCATAAAACTGTTCTGCAGTAAATTCGTCTTTGCGCTGGTATTGGGTTTTTTCTTCCCAGAGTGACTTCTTTTCTTCAGAGAGATCATTGAAACTTTCGAATTCAGGCACGGTTTCAATATCGAGAAAGAGAATATGCTCTAGCCTAATTGTTTGCAACATCGTTTAGCATTTTATAAGTCTCATCAATATACTTATAGAAATCGGGCGCGTGCTCTTCGTCTTTATCTTTTTTAATCAGGTTTTCCCCCAATCTTACAATAATTAGATCGTCTTCGGGAATAACGATAACATATTGACCGTGAATACCACGCATATAGAAAATATCTTTGTCTTTATAATCGCTTAACCAAAATCCGTATCCATATTGCGGACTGTCTTTAAACCTTGGCTGAGTAGATTGCTTAACAAATTCGGGGCTCAATAGCTGTTTGCCATTCCATTGTCCATTGTTTTTATAAAGTTTCCCAAACCGTGCAAAATCCCTTGCGTTAGACGCTATGCAACAATAGGCCTTCTCCATCCCGCTTTCTTTGCTATCTAGTTGCCAAAGGGCATCGTGCTGCATATTCATGGGTTTCCATAAATTCTGACTTAAATAATCTGAAAGATTCTCCCCTGTGGCTTTTTCTATAACCATACCGAGTAAAATAGTATTGCCACTAAGGTATTTAAAGCGCTCTCCGGGAGTTCCGGTTACTTTTAGACGTAATACTAATTCCCGAATATTTTCATCAAAATAAGCCCTTGCAGTCATCCCGAAGGGGTTATAATAATTCTCATTCCAGTTTAGGCCAGAAGACATAGAAGCCAGGTCTCCAACTTTTAGATCAGATTCAAACTGTGGGAAAAAATCGGAAACAGGTTGCTCCAGACTTTTAATATATCCATCTTTAATAGCGCTTCCCAATAATGCCGAAACAATACTTTTGGCCATAGAAAAGGAGTTTGTTTTAGAGTCGGGGCCATATTCCTGGTAATATTTCTCAAACCAAATACTGTCATTTTTAATAATTAAAAATGCAGCAGTTTCCAGCTCTTTGTTTAATTGGGCTAGATCTTGAGTTGATTCAACAGAGTTGTAATTGGAATGTCCTGGCCATTTATTAGGTTCAGTTCCTGCCTCAATCAGCCTGTTTTCAAAATGTGGATAATCATCTATAAAAGCAGTGTTGTGACCTTGAAAATAAGTGGCTTGAATTCCGCGGAAAATATAACCGAAATCAAAAATAATCAGAATAACGATGGCGATAGAAAGGACGAGTATTACCGAGCCAAGAATCTTTAAAAATCTAGTCATAGGGCTGAGGTTTTTAGAACATTGAAAGTTGTGAAGTATTGTTTTCGTGGTTTAAAAGC includes:
- a CDS encoding RNA polymerase sigma factor; the protein is MSLEKLIHQCKKQDIRAQEKLYRLYSGKLFGLCLKYSNNYQQAEDNLQDGFITIFNKINQYEDKGSFEGWMKRIVINTTLQKHRKEKYFEIINENLLEDPEIEVDDEEITTDFLLESIQDLPERYRQIFNLYALDGFSHKEIAEMLNISVGSSKSNLARARHILKSKIENHLNDNKVQSL
- the recA gene encoding recombinase RecA, giving the protein MSNDKEKEAKLKALKLTLDKMDKTYGKGTVMKMSDQAVVDIDAISTGSLGLDLAMGVGGYPRGRVIEIYGPESSGKTTLTLHAIAEAQEKGGIAAFIDAEHAFDRFYAEKLGVDIENLIISQPDNGEQALEIADNLIRSGAIDIIVIDSVAALTPKSEIEGEMGDSKMGLHARLMSQALRKLTSSISKTNCTVIFINQLREKIGVMFGNPETTTGGNALKFYASVRLDIRRSTQIKDSNSNVMGNKTRVKVVKNKVAPPFKTAEFDIMYGEGISKIGEIIDIGVDYEIVKKSGSWFSYEDTKLGQGRDAVKTLLKDNPDLMDELEEKIKNAIKIAKEA
- the trhO gene encoding oxygen-dependent tRNA uridine(34) hydroxylase TrhO; this translates as MQLYNKLSAKERETLIDEAGEDRLTLSFYAYAKIGNPHLFRNHLFIAWDQMDVLGRIYVAHEGINAQLSVPAKRFEEFKKFIDNIYFLEGVRLNIAIEHDAKAFLKLKVKVRDKIVADGLNDSTFDVTNKGVHVDALKFNDLISDPNTVLVDMRNHYESEIGHFQGAIKPDVDTFRDSLPIIENDLKDYKEDKNLVMYCTGGIRCEKASAYYKHKGFKNVYQLEGGIIEYARQVEKQKLENKFIGKNFVFDHRRAEQISGDVIANCHQCGKACDTHVNCANEACHLLFIQCEECAEKMNNCCSTDCMEIAALPYEEQKALRKGKGNSNKIFKKGRSEVLKYKS
- a CDS encoding PSP1 domain-containing protein; this encodes MACSSCSTKDGQPKGCKNNGTCGTDSCNKLSVFDWLSNMSMPNGVEPFNYVEVRFKNGRKHFFKNTENLSLSMGDVVAVEASPGHDVGMVSLTGELVRVQMKKKKVKPDSEEVLKIYRKATQKDIDVWEEVRGREEAIKKRAREIAIRLNLSMKISDIEFQGDASKATFYYTADDRVDFRQLIKEFAREFNTRIEMRQIGLRQEAARLGGIGSCGRELCCSTWLTDFRSVSTSAARYQQLSLNPQKLAGQCGKLKCCLNYELDSYLEALKTFPRTDTKLFTKKGTAVCQKIDIFQGVLWYAYEGEWMNWHKLTAEQANKIIASNRKKEDVGSLEEFEVQLQIEEKPDFNNVVGQDSLTRFDKPKGQQKKNKSKKRRKRKGKPSKNA
- a CDS encoding gliding motility lipoprotein GldH, giving the protein MRNAWLFLIFIGAFAFFTSCDKKRVYDEYKPVNGGWDKDSTLVFKLGKLDSLQNYNLFINVRNNKDYNYRNLFLITEMRFPQGKVITDTLEYEMAAPDGTWLGTGFGDVKESKLWYKENVSFTEPGKYRIAIKQAMRKNDQVDGIENLEGITHVGFRIEKDLQ
- a CDS encoding penicillin-binding protein 1A, with product MAGTKKKQQKTKTSKRPYIIGFWTLFGIGLLAVVLIFLMAGWGAFGKMPNFEELENPETNLATEIFSSDGETLGKYYSENRTPIKYDDLPDHLVEALVATEDERFYKHAGIDAKGTIRAAVYLGTRGGASTITQQLSKLLFTEQVSNNPFARILQKVKEWIIATRLERQYTKEEIITMYFNKYDFVYQAVGIRSASKIYFGKEAKDLNIEESAVLVAMLKNAALYNPVRRPELVKQRRNQVFVQMHKNGYLSEQEKNSLQKLPLNLDFSPEGHDEGMATYFRVYLQGFMKDWIEKNPKPDGTEYSLYSDGLKIYTSIDSKMQQYAETAVEKHISHLQKEFDRQNKNNKTAPFRDLDQGQINSIVRSAMQRSVRWREMKDQGKSEEDILASFDKETEMRVFSWDGIKDTIMTPKDSIFYYKGFLQAGLMSMRPQTGEVKAWVGGTNFKHFKYDHVKQGKRQVGSTFKPFVYATAIDQLKLSPCDMMPKNRFTIEQGKYGNTKDWSPENANGEYDGMISLKNALAQSINTVTARLIDKTGPEPVIDLVKKLGVDTENFSTGPAIALGTEDMSLFEMVSAYSTFVNEGVYVKPVIVNRIEDKNGTVLYQHVPQTRDVLNKEAAYVTVNLLEGVTQYGSGARLRGTYAKEFDHYKRGVTGYPYDFKNPIAGKTGTTQNQSDGWFMGMVPNLVTGVWVGAEDRAVHFPGITYGQGATMALPIWGMYMKDLYADEELDVSQEAFPKPDNLSIATDCEQYNQENQSQTDSVPDELDF
- a CDS encoding CoA transferase subunit A yields the protein MIRKTVANVKDALQGVEDGMTFMLGGFGLSGIPENAISELVRLNVKNLTCISNNAGVDDFGLGLLLQKKQIDKMVSSYVGENDEFERQMLSEELDVELIPQGTLAARCQAAQQGYPAIYTPAGYGTEVSQFKETREFDGKMYVLEKAFKADFAFVKAWKGDKAGNLIFKGTARNFNPLMCGAAKVTVAEVEELVEPGELDPNQIHIPGIFVQRIFEGKNYEKRIEKRTVRKVS
- a CDS encoding four helix bundle protein, with the protein product MRNDKDNIIVSKTFDFALKIIDYSEKLRSNHKYEMCSQLFKSGTSIGANVWEAQNAVSNADFIHKFKISAKEADETNYWLKLCKASKHLPDPDEELFSELTSITRITSKIISSSKRR
- a CDS encoding CoA transferase subunit B, which codes for MLDKEGIAKRIAKEVKDGYYVNLGIGIPTLVANFVRDDIEVEFQSENGILGMGPFPLEGEEDADLINAGKQTITALPGASFFDSAMSFGMIRGQHVDLTILGAMEVAENGDIANWKIPGKMVKGMGGAMDLVASAENIIVAMMHTNKAGDSKLLKKCSLPLTGVACVTKIVTNLAVIEVTKDGFKLLERAPGVSVEEIQKATEGKLLVEGEIPEMDI